DNA sequence from the Leopardus geoffroyi isolate Oge1 chromosome A3, O.geoffroyi_Oge1_pat1.0, whole genome shotgun sequence genome:
tggggtcgggggtgggggggcaagcAGCCCCAGTCCTGGCACCGGCCGAAGTGACCGCCAGCTGGAAAACTGCCTTCTAATTAGCAATCAGGAAATCAAGGCAAAGCACAGCGCCAAGCAGCATGACCCCAGCCACAGCCTGGTGACATTTCCACCCTGTAGACGGCATGCCCCTGACCTGCACGGTGGGGCTGCAGACCCCATGGGTTATTTTTATCTAATGCTGCTATTGTTGGTCATTGAGTAGCTGCTGTGGTGGGTTCCAGCAGCCGTGAGCTTGCAGCAAGGGTTTCCTGTgcagcttcctcctcctccctctcgagaggctccctccctccaccaagGCTCTCTGGCAACCTGAGGGCTCCTTGGAGCCTAACCCTGGCCTTGGAGGCTGCTAAGGGCCCTGTGGCCTGCCCCGGCTCTTCCCCCGAAGCCCCACTGCCTCTGCCGAGAAGGGGGTAAAGCTGTTACTTCCAGTTATCTCTCTCACACTCCAAAGCTCTAGAAGATAAAAGCACTGCTTTCTAGCAAGCCAGGTTCTCCAAGTCAGTGGCTCTCAGAATGTTTTAACTGTGACTTACAgcaagaaaaagatttttcatgACCTGGTACACACATCGTAGCTACGTAGAAATGAAAGGTTTCAGAGAATAACAACCTTCTATGTCTGCTGCACTCTGGTTTTTACCCCCCCTGTACTGTTCTGGGTTTTCCTAGTTAGGATTCTGGTTGCAACCGACAAATAAATCGATTTCACAACCCAGTAAGGATTCATGATTCCGTTTGAAAAATGCTGTAGCAGATCACGCTTTCTGGAGCTAGTGCTCTTTTCTGAACGAAGGAAGGGCCCTGGAGTGTAAAGAGGTCTTCTGAACTAGGCACCGTCCTGGTTTGGAGTTCTATtcattttgcagaaaagaaagccaaggcTCCACCAGCCTGAGTAGCTTGCCCACAAATCAGCCACCGGGGAACATGGCAAATGTTACAAACCAggacttccccccacccctcaggaaGCCAGCTCTTCTTACACATTTACCAGTGCACCCTTGATTCCAACCCTGTTCTTTCTGGTTCCAAAGTCAGTGTTATTTCAAAGCCTGctgacctcagcttcctcatctgtaaataacattaaaaatgccCACTTCATGGGAAAAATTATATTCCCTGTACATTCTGGTAAGAGGGACAGTGACTGGAAGggaacaaaaatgcaaataattatcTGCCTCTGTGATGGATTTGACGTGAGGTCCCAAACTCCACCGTCTTGTGTAATTTCCATCACTGCTAAATGCAgtttgcatagaaaaaaaaaaaaaactctctatAAAAACTCATGCTTTGCAAAACTGTTGAGAATTAGAAGAAATGAAGGTAAATCTGTAGCCCGGTGCTCTGTAAATGGCAGCCAATGTTCGACAAGAGGGAGTCCATGTTTTTCCAATTGAAAATAGCAAAGGAAGTATTGCAAATGAATTGCATTTCAAAGTAGGACCTTCTTTGCAGGTAGAAGggagtattttaataaatattctgatGCATAAACTATAGCAACACACATAGCCTACATTAGTcactaattttcaaaattctagaATAAAGGCTTACAGCCTCACATTTATTCAGTCCGGCACAATGGTGCCCCTCTATCTGACAGCGGCCTTGGCCTGTCTGGAACTCTCTCCCATTTGTGGCCACCCTGCTCTCCCAGGGCCACACAGGAGTCTGTATCGTCATCCTCatcatatttataataataactgCTCTATCAGTTTCCCACGGTGGCTGtcacaaattactacaaattgtATGACttaacacaaatgtattatcttaccgCTTTAGAAGTCAGAGGTCTGAAATAGgtgtcactgggctaaaatcaagatgttggcagggccatgTACCTTCCGGAGGTTTCAGGGAGAACCGTTTCCTGGCCTTTTCCATTCTCTAGGGGCCCCTGCATTTCTTGGTGAGTAGACCCTCCTCCTCAAAGCCGGCACCATGTCACCTATGGACTTCTCTCTGGCACTCACTTTTCTGCTTCCTCGTTTcattataaggacccttgtgactAGATTGGGCTCACCTGGGTAATCCAGGGTCTCCCAAGCCAGTCAGCTGATTAGCAGCCTCAGTTCCACCTACAGCCTTAATTGCCACTTTTCCCACGGAACCtagcatattcacaggttcctgAGATTGGGACGTGATCATCTTTATTCTGCCCACCACAACGTTTCACATTTTGAGTACTTCGTACCTGGTACGGTTCTAAGCATGTTacttataaaaatgcatttaaattttgcCATAACTCTAAGAAGTAGGtatccatttcatagatgaggaaagtgaggcacagagagggaaagtaaATTGCCCAGGCTACACAGCTAGTAAGATGCAGGGCTGAGGTACAGATTCAGGAGTCTGGTCTCAGAGCCCATTTTCTTAAGCTATAACCACCTTTTAGCCACTGAAGGACAGATGTACAAATCAAATGCTActtaatttaatcctcatttgGTGATCCAGGCGCCCTTATGGGATGTGATAGTGCCTCGGGTCAATTAATACTGACTGTACTTTGCCACTGGTCGAACAATTTTGGATGGGCTGACCAGTGGATTTCCAGGGGCTAAGATGTTTGACAAGTCTGCTTCCTTACCCAGTGGGCCTCTCACAATGGCCAATAGTGATTCTAAACTCTGCTCTGTGGTATCTGACCTCagctacttctctttctctccacttcAGCCATTGTAGCTTCAcagacattcctcaaaaaaacaaaacaaaacaaaacaaaacaaaaaaaccacaaaaccaaaaacaacaacaaaaaaacaagtcaATTTCTActgcagggcctttgcacttgctagcATCCCACCTGGAATCTCTTCCCAGTCTACACAAGACTCAACCATCACTTCAAACAGGTCTCTGACCAAGGATCAAAAAGGAGCCACGCATCAGGCCTACCTTGGTGggtctcccctctcctctccaatATTTTGgtggaaaaaagacattaaaattttcttcttttccctgcttTCCCCCTTCATGGTGGTGAACAAAAGGGGCAGACTAAGGGAGTTATATTTGTAGGTAGGGAGGTGTCTTCACCTTGAGGTTCCCCTTGGCTCTGCTGTGTACAAATGACCCAGAGCAAAAAGCAGGGGACAGAAGCCAGGGGCTAGTTTCTTAACTGCCAGCTCTttaaggggaagagagaaaaaagtcttGACTTACGGGGCACCTGCCCAGTACTCAGTCTTCACATCTCTGTGCAAGATGTACTAGAAAAGAACACTGTGGATACTGGATATTAAGAAATTGACccagaattacatttttttaaatgtttatttattatattttgagagagagacagagtgaggcagggaggggcagaaagagagagagagagagagacagaatctgaagcaggctccaggctctgagctgtcagcacagagcccgacacggggatcaaacccacgaactgtgagatcatgacctcagccgaagttggacacttaaccgcttgagccacccaagcaccctggcCCCGAATTACATATAGAGGGGCTGAGTAGGACTTGAACACAAGCCCGCCTGAGTAACACAGGAAAGTTGCTCTTCCTTTAGGGAGAGAGGAGGTGAACTGGGATAAGGAGGGGGGACAATATTGAAGCAATTGACCAACCACagggaaaaaaactttttttttctgaatgagtaATTATTGTATTTAGAAACTCACAAGGAGACAATGGGAAACGGAAGTGAAGCCTTTGTTTCTGTCCCTAAGGGATATTTGCATATGGATACGCAATTGTTTTAGCACCACTTGTAGAAAAGGCTCCCTTCTCCACTGAGCTGTCTcagcacctttgtcaaaaattaatcgACTATACTTGTGTCTGCTTCTGGACTCCCTAGTCTGTTCTAtggatctatttgtctatcttgatgctaatactacactgttttgattactgtagctttgtagtaaggtTTGAAGTTGAGATTTGGATCATCTAACttgcttctttttcaaagttgttttggctttgcatttccatatgaatttcagaattCAGATTGTGGATTTCTGCAAATAAAGCTTGCTGTATTTTGACTGAGTTGAATTTATAGAACAATTTGGAGACAACTGCCCTCTTAACATAGAATCCTCAGATCCATGGAACATGGTATACCTCTCTGTTGATGGAGGTCTAATCTAATCTTTCTCAGCAgcgttttgtagttttctttgaaCAGCTTTTGCACATCTTTTGTCAAATGTATTcctatactttatattttttatgctaATGTAagtgtactttaatttttttttttcaacgtttatttatttttgggacagagagagacagagcatgaacgggggaggggcagagagagagggagacacagaatcggaaacaggctctaggctctgagccatcagcccagagcctgacgcggggctcgaactcacggaccgcgagatcgtgacctggctgaagtcggacgcttaaccgactgcgccacccaggcgcccctgtaagtgtactttaaatttcaatttctaattgttcattgctagtatccTGAAGTATAGTTGAGTTTTGTAAATTGATCTTAGATCCTGCAAGCATGATGAACTCACATGTCAGTTCTAgtaggtttcttttgggggggggggcgtagaTTTAATAAGATTTTTCTATGTAAGTGATGTTATCTGTGAATTAAACCATTTTATGAGGGGCTACCTTCAAGGAGGCTATGTTCTAATACATTGCATCTCAGGCTATTAGAAGGAAATAGAGGGACAATCCAGGATGAAGATGATAGAGGGCTGCAAGTTATTCTCAGGACAGCAGATGCACAAATCTCATGGTTTTATTTAGGCTACTGCTAAAACGGATCCATAGTCTATCAATACTGGCGGACACTCTCAGCATAGATCACTTGATTATCTATAGTCCCCATGGTTATGAGCCCAGTTGTGGGCCGAGTGAAGGCAAAAATATCCAGCTTTATGTTGGAAAAGTGTCAGAAAACCCTTCCCACAAAGCCCCACCTCCCCTCACTGCCACCTCCATGAATCCTCCTTCCTGATCTCCAGGCCTTCCATCCTGTCCCCTTCGAACCCCATCTCCAAAGAGCCAGACtgtgtaaaaatgtaaatgataccATTCTATGCCCTGTACAGAGAAGAAAATCCAACCTCTTTCCCCAGGTGTAAACAGCCTTCCTGGCACTATTTCCCTGCTCCCACTAGTTAAGCTCATTCCCAGCCTTCTGATGGAAGCACTCTCTCCGTGCACCTCACCCCCTTCTTCAGGTGTCCATCTTGGCCCTCCCAACAGATACTCTCAGGGCATCGTGTTTTCCCGGCCTTGAACTCACCACACTTATCATTTTACACTAAAGCAGGGCAGTGAGGGCTGAGAATGCTGCCCTTGTGTTTACTCCAATCTCTTAATGATGCTTGTCAATCATAGGCACTCGATGCATGTTTTGAATGACTACCAAAGCTTTTAGCGTCATATATGTCCATCCTTCACCCCCAGTCTTTGTGGGTGACCTTACAAGGTACCCTGGgtgtttctctttccttagaAAGGTGGCATAAAACTGGGGCTGTGTGTTAAAAGCTCCCCATGATTCTAAGCAGAACGAATGCTCGGACCTTGTCCTAGCCACTGAAATCCAAGTCTCTGGGGGTAGAACCCAGGTAgttgtacttttaaaaagctttcctggtgattctgatgtgcatcCAAAGTTGAGGACCATGGGCGCAGAAGGAAAGGCTGCTTTCATTCAGCCAGGTGACAAGAACCATGGGTGGGTTCACCCCAGAAGGGCCAGTGGGCAAGATACGGAAGGGACCCCAGTGGAGCTCCTCTGAACTCAGCCTCTCACAAGAGTTGCATGCTGGTGCCGTGCTCTGCCCgttccaatggaagaaagaaggaaaccagaCCAGAGTGGAAAgcattttcaaactttatttacaaCTGTCACAGTGACAAAAagtagtttggaaaaaaaaaaaatgctagtttCTCCCTGAGCCTCAAAAAAGAACAGATAGAAGTTACAGGAGGTTCATCTTACAACAGGCATTTTTACTGAaatactaggttttttttttttttttttaatacgatcAGTTAGAAATACACACAAGTtacttaaccaaaaaaaaaaaaaaaaaaaaaaaaaaaaaccccaaaaaacaaaaaacaaaacaacaggagGCCAGATAGGAGCTCAGCCACTTGTCTAAGAGTGGCTGGGTCCCTCCAACAGGCTCGCCGCGGCAGGCCCTGATTTTAGTTGTCAGCCCCTGGCCTGCTCAGACTCCAAATGGTCGTACAAAGGCATCTAGCGACCAGCAAAATAATAAGACACCCccataaacacacatatacacaaagtAGATTTGTTATGCAGTTTACAAGCACGTTCCTAGCACATGGCAAGACCAGGACAGATGAGAGAAAGGAGCAGATGAATGGGACACAGAAACACAGGATTTTAAAAGGCAAGGCCCCATCCACAAAGGGAGGCAGGTGcgggatgagggagggaggactCTCTGCAGCCAGAACAGGACCAGTGGGAGCATGAGGGATGCCCTGGCAGTGCGGGCTGCAGGCCTCGCCCATTCCCGAGGAGCTGGAAGAAGTTATTGCCATCAGTGTGTGTGACACAAGCAGACAACACAGGGGGCagggcgcggggggcgggggctgggggctgggcgtCAGCTTCCCAGAACCAAATCCTGCTGAGGTGTTAACCGCACACCCTCGTCCCCTTGCACCCACTCCCCGGAACCACGCTAGCCTTGAGGTATTAAATACAGCTCTATATACAAGTCCCAAACTGCGGTCCACCCAGACCCACTGGAGAGCTGCAGGGTGCCTCTGCTGGCCCAGTTCGGCCTCCAGGAGGATTTCGAGCTCACCTCTTGGCTGCACACTCATGCTGTGAGCTACAGGAGGTTTGAAGAGTGTGCCCTGCAGCCTGCTGCTCCAGATGGTTCTTAACCATAAGAAGCTCTAAGTCCAAGGCTAGCTTTCTCGCACAACTGTGCCCTtgcaggggacaggggagaggtgggagggatgAGGGCCAATGCCTAATGCTCCCTCATCATCATCACCGTGCCATCCACCCACCGGCATCCGGAACATCACGAGGACAAGCCAGGGATCTCATGACACCCCAGTTTCAAACTGCTGCAAGAGAGCCCTGTTACCCCCATCGGCTAAGTCTCAGATTTGGAATCTCCATTCAAGTTCTTCTCCCCAACAGGAAACAGAAGGAGCCTCTCCTGCTCTCCACTCGgctcccaccaaaaaaaaaaaaaaaaaaaaaaaaaaaaacaggccagGAGCCCACATGGGAGTGGGTACCTCTGCTGGTCAGGCTGGCTGAGATTGGGAACCACCTCTGCCTGACTGCTAtgcccaggggctggggaggggtgggtgtcAAGGAGAAGGAGGGCCGGCCTGGTCCCGcagctctgtgcctctctcagaACGGAGCAGGCCTgggggagcaggaggcagggaccTTCGCGTCCAAGAGTCCACCCCGGTCCTTCCACAAGGGTGGGACGTGCTCCCTCTAGTCCCAAAGGGCTGGGccggcagtgggggggggggggggggggggggaggggctgcgcAAAAGGGAAAAGCTCAAGAGCGCTGCCTCTTAAGAAACTTCCAGATTACAGCGGGTATGTGAGCCGGCCACTCCACGGCTGGAGCGAGGGTGGAGGAGGAGCCGGGAGTCCTTTCTGCCCACGCCTCACCTCCGGCCGGCTTTGCAGGCAGCCGGTTtctactgcttttcttttctgcctcccgTTAACAGACCAACACagccaaaataaaagcaaaggctgGTGGTGGGCagaactggagagagagagagagagagatgaacacGTTGTTTTCTGATGCCCCAGCGCTGCTGGCGGGGAACTTCCTGGCTGCACTCCTCTGCTGGATGCTTTCTTTCAAacgtgtattttctcttcctctcctgtttgTTCTCTTACCCCAAATGTTCCTCGCTCGCGGTGCACAtaccccatccctccccccaccccggagcGCACTGGAATCCCACTGCTGCCTCTAGCCTGCTCCGGGTTCAGATACCAATCTCAAAGATGCACCACttccccgcaccccacccccccacccctgctctacGCAGCTTCCTTTCTCAGAAGGCCTTGCAAATTGTCGCAGAGGGCTCCACTGCCCAgcatctcaaaaaaagaaaaggaaagaaaagaaaaccaactcaGTGATTTGCAGGTGCAAAACGGAAGCCATCATTTGACATTTTCAGAACTGCTGTGGCTCACTCCCTTCTTCCATGGGAAAGAACACAGTTCAGGGACAGATGCCGTCTGGTATGGCCCCCAGGGAGGTGGCGGGGACTCTATTGCTCcttgttgtctttctctgtgtcttcacagtTGTCCTGTTCGTCCTCCTGGACCACGAACTCCTCGGGGGGCCACCGGAGCTCCCCGCTCTCCACCTCACCCTCCGTGGGCTCTACCACGATGGAGGGCAGGCGGTCCTTCACTTTGCAAGAGCGGTCAAAGTCCGACGGGTCGGGGAAGAtctg
Encoded proteins:
- the LBH gene encoding protein LBH isoform X2, encoding MDSDTYCPDYLRSAEMTEVMMNTPSMEEIGLNPRKDGLSYQIFPDPSDFDRSCKVKDRLPSIVVEPTEGEVESGELRWPPEEFVVQEDEQDNCEDTEKDNKEQ
- the LBH gene encoding protein LBH isoform X1, encoding MSVYFPIHCPDYLRSAEMTEVMMNTPSMEEIGLNPRKDGLSYQIFPDPSDFDRSCKVKDRLPSIVVEPTEGEVESGELRWPPEEFVVQEDEQDNCEDTEKDNKEQ